Proteins encoded in a region of the Ptychodera flava strain L36383 chromosome 4, AS_Pfla_20210202, whole genome shotgun sequence genome:
- the LOC139131286 gene encoding neuralized-like protein 4 has protein sequence MGNELSQLQAEVLQHQRGSTLQMLEALQAMMDDDNQVSVDDVQVKHAWDPDDCSDNFTVLPDKVTARRGEQTMRTDLIRGKRAYVSGTHVFEIFWPRDERGSHAMIGMATQNAPVSCVGYSHLLGLTPDSWGWSLVDKKLVHGGRECGIYPSDRSDYRVPDTFHVILNADDGTLRFKADDEDLGIAFTDLPHQDPSNALFISASATCANGDVRMRYMGSTGGISQFSPTGEQIVSVPAPAGSSYYTFHPRCGDNVDVMHGGRVARRRQPRDNFNDGVVLTRQPLENNVRFQVRLDTKISRWSGSLEIGFTSNDPADLQFPGTMTECTEGVTLMWSGSNIFKNGNKVSELEVDLDDCTIGDTVGLERKDDGSVHFFFNGKTLDKALRLKSNPDVAYGVVDIYGQAGSITISETDEGDDSASAKVRVKGEISGTDPNAIMFSMRETVELLAKGNDVNILIALQKVYETISAPHDNTSDQRLRQRFGDHLANLGGGHELTKLLQRLQEMGDRNPTEQTWTGITILRHVCWNYSDSSLKLCKQFGQSGLLELMLKDIDRFGPTKVINKKRRDLVRSAFGVLHNCSKATENKQVYRDVRAIERIAPFMKSNDLTLAMGAMLTLSYVIEDHKIDLLAADEKLVAYTLDILKRALADPSLKGTAENSTFSALEITTGLGNIAINDTNKDLIVKLGGVPLLVDLLKKDRPDVQESAANTLWTLAEAENLRGKISSVPGAIATLTSLCKSKNTAVKQAAERALMRIKSGGQGQVLGGSRPTSASRGRCSYRELCGRFKKSLGLSELFFEPRFDMCYCTSCHNDRGDKLYYARGKPAKDYGVPIGWCRFALKTPPKALALEVFKKWHVAFHGTTLESVKPILETGELLMPGDIRMGGIKLSECPGHFSDKRKPKGFDTKQIFLSPSVRYSGCDVYAPESDFLDEFTKKSHQARVVFQVCINPTSYKVGPQTIGASSEIDPKFSNQEIEWFTKERGVVIPYGLLVKIE, from the exons atgggaaatgaattatcTCAGCTACAGGCAGAAGTTCTGCAACATCAGAGGGGTTCAACTCTACAGATGTTGGAGGCGCTGCAGGCAATGATGGATGACGACAACCAGGTGTCGGTCGATGACGTGCAAGTGAAGCACGCATGGGATCCAGATGACTGTTCCGATAACTTCACCGTTCTTCCGGACAAGGTCACCGCCAGGCGAGGCGAGCAGACGATGAGAACTGATCTGATCAGGGGAAAGAGGGCGTACGTCAGCGGGACTCACGTGTTTGAGATCTTTTGGCCGAGAGATGAACGAGGCAGTCACGCTATGATAGGAATGGCGACCCAAAATGCACCAGTGAGCTGTGTGGGATATTCACACCTGCTGGGATTAACGCCTGACTCCTGGGGCTGGAGCCTGGTCGATAAGAAACTGGTGCACGGTGGAAGAGAATGCGGTATATATCCATCTGACCGATCTGACTACCGTGTGCCCGATACATTCCATGTTATTCTGAATGCCGATGACGGTACATTGAG ATTCAAGGCCGATGACGAGGATCTTGGTATAGCTTTTACAGACTTACCACATCAAGACCCAAGCAACGCCCTTTTCATTAGTGCGAGCGCCACCTGTGCTAATGGTGACGTAAGAATGAGATACATGGGCTCTACAG GTGGCATCTCACAGTTTTCGCCGACCGGTGAACAGATCGTCTCGGTGCCGGCCCCTGCAGGTAGTAGTTATTACACATTCCACCCAAGATGCGGTGATAACGTTGACGTGATGCATGGTGGGCGAGTCGCGCGCAGGAGACA ACCAAGGGATAACTTTAACGACGGTGTGGTGCTGACGAGACAACCACTGGAGAACAACGTCCGTTTTCAAGTTAGACTGGACACAAAGATATCACGATGGAGTGGCAGCCTAGAGATAGGCTTTACTTCAAACGATCCTGCAGATTTACAGTTCCCTGGCACTATGACAGAGTGTACTGAAGGGGTGACACTTATGTGGTCTGGCTCAAATATCTTCAAAAATGGTAACAAGGTGTCTGAACTTGAAGTAGACCTAGATGACTGCACG ATCGGGGATACAGTCGGGCTCGAGAGAAAAGACGACGGTTCCGTTCATTTCTTCTTCAACGGCAAAACTCTCGATAAGGCTCTTAGACTGAAAAGCAACCCAGACGTTGCGTATGGCGTTGTAGATATCTATGGACAAGCAGGCAGTATTACTATTTCGG aaaCGGATGAAGGCGATGATTCTGCGTCGGCAAAAGTCAGGGTTAAAGGCGAAATAAGTGGTACGGACCCAAATGCTATAATGTTCTCCATGAGAGAAACAGTTGAACTCTTGGCGAAAGGGAATGACGTAAATATTTTGATAGCTTTGCAAAAAGTATATGAAACTATCAGTGCCCCCCACGACAATACGAGTGATCAGCGACTCCGTCAGCGTTTTGGCGACCATTTAGCGAATCTTGGAGGAGGCCACGAACTTACAAAGTTACTTCAGCGTCTTCAAGAAATGGGAGATAGAAACCCAACTGAACAGACATGGACTGGCATAACCATATTGAGACATGTATGCTGGAATTACTCTGACAGTAGCCTGAAACTATGCAAGCAGTTCGGACAGTCAGGGCTTCTTGAACTCATGCTGAAGGATATTGATAGGTTCGGACCGACAAAAGTGATAAATAAG AAGAGACGAGATCTCGTGCGGTCAGCATTTGGCGTGTTGCACAACTGCTCCAAGGCAACCGAGAACAAGCAAGTGTATCGGGACGTACGCGCCATCGAAAGAATAGCTCCTTTTATGAAGTCCAATGACTTAACACTGGCTATGGGCGCCATGTTGACGCTGTCCTACGTTATTGAAGACCACAAAATTGATCTTTTGGCGGCAGATGAAAAGTTGGTGGCTTACACTCTAGATATCTTAAAAAGAGCACTTGCCGACCCGAGCCTTAAGGGTACAGCCGAAAACAGCACATTTTCGGCACTTGAAATCACGACTGGACTGGGCAACATTGCAATCAATGACACCAACAAAGATTTGATCGTAAAACTAGGTGGAGTACCGCTACTAGTTGATCTTTTGAAGAAGGATCGACCTGACGTGCAGGAGTCGGCAGCTAATACCTTGTGGACTTTGGCTGAAGCAGAAAACCTCAGGGGAAAGATATCTTCTGTGCCAGGTGCCATCGCAACGTTGACGTCACTTTGCAAGAGTAAGAATACAGCTGTGAAACAAGCAGCAGAGAGAGCATTGATGAGAATTAAATCTGGCGGCCAAGGTCAAGTTCTTG GAGGTAGCAGACCAACATCTGCCTCAAGAGGGCGCTGTAGCTACAGAGAGTTATGCGGAAGGTTCAAGAAATCTTTGGGATTATCAG aattattttttgaGCCAAGGTTCGACATGTGCTACTGTACAAGCTGTCATAACGATAGAGGTGACAAGCTTTACTATGCCAGAGGAAAACCCGCCAAAGATTACGGAGTTCCAATTGGATGGTGCCGTTTCGCCCTCAA GACCCCACCAAAGGCCTTGGCATTAGAGGTATTCAAAAAGTGGCATGTTGCTTTTCACGGTACTACGCTAGAATCAGTTAAACCAATTCTCGAAACCGGAGAACTTTTGATGCCAG GTGATATTCGCATGGGAGGCATAAAACTGAGTGAGTGTCCTGGCCACTTCTCGGACAAACGTAAACCCAAAGGTTTCGACACCAAACAGATATTCCTTTCTCCAAGCGTACGATATTCCGGATGTGACGTGTATGCACCTGAAAGCGA TTTTCTAGACGAATTCACGAAGAAGTCCCATCAGGCCAGAGTGGTGTTCCAGGTGTGCATCAACCCAACCAGTTACAAAGTTGGTCCACAGACCATAGGAGCATCGTCAGAAATTGACCCGAAGTTCAGTAACCAAGAGATTGAATGGTTCACAAAGGAACGTGGAGTTGTGATTCCATACGGGTTGCTCGTCAAAATTGAGTGA
- the LOC139131277 gene encoding uncharacterized protein, translated as MLRGFTYTYVVVSKMEKAVDLLKGRGVDILSSLDAVSSCISQPFESTDDEQIHRNLGDNLARLGGGYVLTKFLQYLYEIYDSGTEMKHVLYGITLIRRTCRNYSEGSSKLCEQFGQAGLLTLMFSDIDRLNKEIQQKRKPAVDPRLTHMVWYHDMLPRAKASQLLQEDGDFLVRRKEDGSGQFVLSVKWGGTEKHILIKEQDQKYRFEGNGFTTVSDLIEGCVKSRTSVISSSQLLLKRPIVRRNIFGGRADEGAQLQQVIEDRTLAYRVWYHGCLSRVKTNELLKDDGDFLVRRKEDGSGQFVLSVKLDGTDIHFVIKERDHKYMFSFTTEGFDSICDLIEAYVKGEHPIQVSSRSSSTVVLKSPVMLRRGVHDSVSVANTDSCLQEAQRRWSLIMSAVVVLYHCAKVARNRQNYRDLRAIERLSPILKSEDLTLAMGAMLILSEIVEDQDVNILTADKHLIIYTLSTLKATFTNPKFEGNMKACAYSIADMSRALCNIAVNNKNKGLIVELGGVLILVDLLNQNRPDVQESAANTLGLLAHLERNKPVITSAPGVVTSLTSLQRSGNTAVVQAAKRALIKINPICQGIGRTAIAARGRCTYRDLCEKFKNSLYLADDYFEPQFDVCYCVHCHGNRGDDMYCARGQPPKLFGVPIGWCRFALKTAPKAKALNVFKEWHVAFHGTRLEAVKPILETGELLMPGDTRLGGEKLSECPGHFTDAWKPKAFDTKQIFLSPSIRYSGCDVYAPATEFTDASTEKSYTARVAFQVRINPKSYKVGPKTIDVTSKIDPKFSDQEIEWFTKERGAVILYGLLVKME; from the exons ATGTTGCGAGGCTTCACATACACTTATGTTGTTGTATCGAAGATGGAGAAAGCTGTGGACCTGTTAAAGGGCAGAGGCGTTGACATCCTGTCGAGCTTAGACGCAGTTTCCTCATGTATAAGTCAGCCATTTGAAAGCACAGACGACGAGCAGATTCATCGAAACTTGGGCGATAATCTGGCAAGACTAGGAGGCGGATATGTATTGACTAAGTTCTTGCAGTATCTTTACGAAATTTATGACAGTGGAACAGAGATGAAGCATGTCCTTTATGGTATAACGTTGATCAGAAGGACATGTAGAAATTATTCCGAAGGCAGTTCCAAACTCTGCGAACAGTTCGGCCAAGCAGGACTTCTGACGCTTATGTTTAGTGACATCGACAGACTGAATAAAGAAATACAACAGAAGAGAAAG CCTGCAGTTGACCCACGATTGACACATATGGTGTGGTACCATGACATGTTACCAAGAGCGAAAGCCAGTCAACTTTTGCAAGAAGATGGAGATTTCCTTGTACGGCGGAAAGAGGACGGTTCTGGACAGTTTGTGTTGTCTGTGAAATGGGGTGGAACAGAAAAACATATATTAATTAAAGAACAGGAC CAAAAATACAGGTTCGAAGGGAATGGATTTACCACAGTTTCTGACTTAATAGAAGGTTGCGTGAAAAGTAGAACTTCAGTTATATCTTCCTCTCAACTATTACTCAAACGTCCTATCGTGAGAAGAAACATTTTCGGCGGCAGAGCAGACGAAGGAGCACAGCTGCAACAG GTTATAGAAGACAGAACATTGGCGTACAGGGTATGGTACCACGGCTGCTTATCAAGAGTAAAAACCAATGAACTTCTAAAAGACGACGGAGATTTCCTCGTCCGGCGAAAAGAAGATGGTTCTGGCCAGTTTGTGTTGTCTGTTAAATTGGATGGAACAGACAtccattttgtgataaaagaaCGAGAT CACAAGTACATGTTCTCGTTTACAACAGAAGGATTTGACTCGATTTGTGATTTAATAGAAGCTTATGTGAAAGGTGAACATCCGATACAGGTTAGCTCTCGATCGTCCAGTACAGTTGTACTTAAAAGTCCTGTCATGCTCAGGAGGGGTGTACATGACAGTGTTTCAGTAGCAAACACTGATTCCTGTCTGCAAGAG GCACAAAGAAGATGGTCCCTTATCATGTCCGCGGTTGTTGTGTTATATCACTGCGCAAAGGTCGCTCGGAACAGACAAAACTATAGAGATCTACGTGCTATTGAAAGACTTTCTCCGATTCTGAAGTCCGAGGACTTAACATTAGCGATGGGAGCGATGTTAATATTATCTGAAATCGTCGAGGACCAAGACGTCAACATTTTGACTGCAGACAAACATTTGATAATATATACTCTGAGCACGTTAAAGGCGACATTTACAAATCCGAAATTTGAGGGCAACATGAAAGCCTGTGCTTATTCGATAGCCGATATGTCGAGAGCGCTTTGTAACATAGCAGTGAATAACAAGAACAAAGGTTTGATCGTTGAATTAGGCGGAGTGCTGATCCTTGTTGACCTGTTGAATCAGAACCGACCGGACGTACAGGAGTCTGCTGCTAACACACTGGGGCTGCTCGCACATTTGGAAAGAAACAAACCAGTGATCACTTCTGCACCAGGCGTTGTCACAAGTCTGACGTCATTACAACGATCTGGAAATACTGCTGTCGTGCAAGCAGCAAAGAGAGCTTTGATAAAGATCAATCCTATCTGTCAAG GTATAGGAAGAACAGCTATCGCCGCAAGAGGTCGCTGCACTTACCGAGATCTCTGCGAAAAGTTTAAGAACTCTCTATATTTAGCAG ATGATTACTTTGAACCGCAATTCGACGTTTGCTACTGTGTacattgtcatggcaacagagGTGACGATATGTACTGTGCGAGAGGGCAACCACCAAAACTTTTTGGAGTACCAATCGGATGGTGTCGCTTTGCTCTAAA GACGGCGCCTAAGGCTAAAGCATTGAACGTATTTAAGGAGTGGCATGTAGCTTTTCACGGCACTAGACTTGAAGCGGTGAAACCGATCCTTGAAACAGGAGAATTATTAATGCCAG GTGACACCCGTTTAGGAGGAGAAAAACTCAGCGAGTGTCCAGGTCATTTCACCGACGCATGGAAGCCCAAGGCCTTTGACACGAAACAGATATTCCTTTCTCCCAGTATACGATATTCAGGGTGTGATGTTTACGCGCCTGCAACCGA ATTTACTGACGCATCAACAGAAAAGTCATATACGGCAAGAGTGGCGTTCCAGGTGCGTATTAACCCCAAAAGTTACAAAGTCGGACCGAAGACTATAGATGTGACGTCAAAGATTGACCCAAAGTTCAGTGACCAAGAAATTGAATGGTTCACCAAGGAACGCGGAGCTGTGATTCTGTACGGATTGCTTGTCAAAATGGAGTGA